Proteins encoded together in one Chthonomonadales bacterium window:
- the panB gene encoding 3-methyl-2-oxobutanoate hydroxymethyltransferase gives MKDRVTIPQLRQMKTRGQKIVMLTCYDYPSALLLDEAGVDVLLVGDSLGDNVLGHPDTLPVTLDDMCHHARAVRRGTRRAMVVVDMPFLSYQVSVEQAMLNAGRLLREAGVDAVKLEGGRRSAPTIARLVEAGIPVMGHIGLTPQSVRSLGGYRVQGRTDGAVQALLEDASALVDAGAFAIVLELVASGAAERLTREVTVPTIGIGSGPHCDGQVQVLHDLAGLFPERAFKHARRYAEIGAALREAAERYATDVRGGGFPGDENSY, from the coding sequence ATGAAAGACCGAGTCACGATCCCGCAGCTTCGCCAGATGAAGACCCGCGGCCAGAAGATCGTGATGCTCACCTGCTACGACTACCCGTCGGCGCTGCTGCTTGACGAGGCGGGCGTCGACGTGCTCCTGGTGGGCGACTCCCTGGGCGACAACGTGCTCGGCCACCCCGACACCCTCCCCGTAACCCTCGACGACATGTGCCACCACGCGCGGGCCGTGCGGCGTGGGACGCGCCGAGCGATGGTGGTGGTTGACATGCCGTTCCTCTCCTATCAGGTGTCGGTGGAGCAGGCGATGCTCAACGCCGGGCGACTCCTGCGCGAGGCCGGCGTGGACGCGGTGAAGCTGGAAGGCGGCCGCCGCTCGGCGCCGACGATCGCCCGGCTCGTGGAGGCCGGTATCCCGGTGATGGGCCACATCGGCCTCACCCCCCAGTCGGTGCGCTCGCTCGGCGGCTACCGGGTACAGGGCCGTACGGACGGAGCCGTGCAGGCGCTGCTGGAGGACGCGAGCGCCCTGGTGGATGCCGGCGCCTTCGCCATCGTGCTGGAGCTTGTGGCCTCCGGGGCGGCCGAGCGCCTCACGCGCGAGGTGACGGTGCCCACGATCGGCATCGGCTCCGGCCCACACTGCGACGGGCAGGTGCAGGTGCTTCACGACCTGGCCGGCCTCTTCCCCGAGCGCGCGTTCAAACATGCGCGCCGTTACGCGGAGATCGGCGCGGCATTGCGCGAGGCGGCCGAGCGCTATGCCACCGATGTGCGCGGAGGCGGCTTTCCCGGCGATGAGAACAGCTACTGA
- a CDS encoding PrsW family intramembrane metalloprotease yields the protein MIAPTSRQPSRRACRGVSRARRRALARAAMAAALLAAALLAHAALRAIGSRTGPIETALGLLAALMPAPIYVLAVLWLDRLEPEPPAMLLWCLGWGATAAYGMALWMESGMDALTAGAPASWWGALPGPVSWGPLIEETMKLAGLLPLVLWWRREIDSRLDGAVYGAMCGVGFGVAENVLYFALTLHDPAREGAAATFLARGAFAPLTHGFFSAVAGTGLWMACRARRPLFRRLAAPAGLAAAVMLHAAWNLAAISERWAARALVLFVVVYPSVRYAVLAAMSSLREEAAFLRERLRPELESGLLTADEYAALTSLRGRARASLAALRRGIDAWRVREECHRAASDLAYLRRSPEAASAAAEDACRDRLAAVCRRLRG from the coding sequence ATGATCGCACCTACCTCCCGCCAACCGTCTCGGCGCGCTTGTCGCGGCGTCTCGCGCGCCCGGCGGCGCGCGCTGGCCCGCGCCGCCATGGCCGCGGCGCTGCTCGCCGCGGCGCTGCTGGCGCACGCGGCCCTTCGGGCGATCGGCTCTCGCACGGGCCCCATCGAGACCGCCCTGGGCCTGCTGGCGGCCCTGATGCCGGCGCCCATCTACGTGCTGGCGGTGCTCTGGCTGGACCGGCTGGAGCCGGAGCCGCCCGCGATGCTGCTCTGGTGCCTGGGGTGGGGCGCCACGGCCGCCTACGGGATGGCGCTCTGGATGGAGTCCGGAATGGACGCGCTGACCGCCGGCGCGCCGGCCTCCTGGTGGGGAGCGCTTCCCGGCCCCGTCAGCTGGGGCCCGCTGATCGAGGAGACGATGAAGCTGGCGGGATTGCTGCCTCTCGTGCTGTGGTGGCGGCGCGAGATCGACAGCCGCCTGGACGGCGCGGTCTACGGGGCCATGTGCGGGGTGGGCTTCGGCGTGGCGGAGAACGTGCTCTACTTTGCGCTCACGCTGCACGACCCGGCACGCGAGGGCGCGGCGGCCACCTTCCTGGCGCGCGGCGCGTTCGCTCCGCTCACCCACGGCTTCTTCAGTGCCGTCGCGGGGACGGGACTCTGGATGGCCTGTCGCGCGCGCCGCCCGCTGTTCCGACGGCTGGCCGCGCCGGCCGGCCTGGCCGCCGCCGTGATGCTGCACGCAGCCTGGAACCTGGCCGCCATCTCGGAGCGGTGGGCCGCGCGCGCCCTCGTGCTCTTCGTGGTGGTCTATCCCAGTGTCCGCTACGCCGTGCTCGCGGCGATGTCCTCGCTGCGCGAGGAGGCGGCTTTCCTGCGCGAGCGTCTCCGCCCGGAGCTGGAGAGCGGCCTGCTGACGGCCGACGAGTACGCGGCGCTCACCTCGCTCCGCGGGCGCGCGCGGGCCTCGCTGGCCGCGCTGCGGCGAGGCATCGACGCCTGGCGGGTGCGCGAGGAGTGCCATCGCGCGGCCAGCGACCTGGCCTACCTGCGGCGCTCCCCGGAGGCCGCGAGCGCCGCCGCGGAGGACGCCTGCCGCGACCGGCTGGCCGCCGTGTGCCGGCGCCTGCGCGGCTGA
- a CDS encoding GNAT family N-acetyltransferase — protein MLTRRPLTHEEAELLQLEVQTTPNILGYTVGELLRLRDVLIADRDGGLAGACVSKDLPLGWTDIAMLYVLPAHRGRGIGGALYREAWRQAWERGRHVFTMSRSPEVIGMMERLDMQPRGSLWRMPIAAHLHMMRHMLSSWRLREAARKGATMQTQARLVFGARRNPGPRGPAGRALGSPDGGRK, from the coding sequence ATGCTGACCCGGCGGCCACTCACTCACGAGGAGGCGGAGCTACTGCAACTGGAGGTGCAGACAACGCCCAACATCCTGGGCTACACCGTGGGCGAGCTTCTCCGTCTCCGGGACGTGCTCATCGCGGATCGCGACGGCGGCCTCGCCGGCGCCTGCGTGAGCAAGGACCTGCCGCTCGGCTGGACCGACATCGCCATGCTCTACGTGCTGCCGGCGCACCGCGGGCGCGGCATCGGCGGCGCTCTCTATCGGGAGGCGTGGCGCCAGGCCTGGGAGCGCGGCCGCCACGTGTTCACGATGAGCCGCAGCCCGGAGGTGATCGGCATGATGGAGCGGCTCGACATGCAGCCGCGCGGATCGCTTTGGCGCATGCCCATCGCGGCGCACCTGCACATGATGCGCCACATGCTGAGCTCCTGGCGCCTCCGGGAGGCGGCCCGCAAGGGGGCGACGATGCAGACGCAGGCGCGCCTCGTGTTCGGCGCGCGGCGCAACCCGGGCCCACGCGGGCCCGCCGGGCGCGCGCTCGGGTCCCCAGACGGGGGTCGAAAGTGA
- a CDS encoding prepilin-type N-terminal cleavage/methylation domain-containing protein, which translates to MAPSDRRAAFTLIELLVVIAILAILAAILFPVFAQARERARQVACMSNARQLATANYMYTQDYDETILPSTNYAVPSSDPLRIWPAMVQPYVRNHGVFLCPSASGARFAENWSMRGYAPIGYNALSGYDPAGIEAPTSVAALATLDEAARTVLLGDTPNGPTSAKYRGYVFDPVNGLQNAVDPRLSTPLTADRDLVAESPLAPAQLKPLYCRHFADGQNHGTASLVLADGHARSYSAAAILAQGGGAALIWRFR; encoded by the coding sequence ATGGCTCCATCCGATCGTCGTGCCGCCTTCACGCTCATCGAGCTGCTCGTGGTGATCGCCATCCTCGCCATCCTCGCCGCCATCCTCTTCCCCGTCTTCGCCCAGGCCCGCGAGAGGGCCCGTCAGGTCGCCTGCATGTCGAACGCGCGGCAGCTCGCCACCGCCAACTACATGTACACGCAGGACTACGACGAGACCATCCTGCCGTCGACCAACTACGCGGTCCCGTCGAGCGACCCCCTGCGGATCTGGCCCGCGATGGTGCAGCCCTACGTTCGAAACCACGGCGTCTTCCTCTGTCCGAGCGCCTCCGGCGCGCGTTTCGCCGAGAACTGGTCGATGCGCGGCTACGCCCCCATCGGCTACAACGCCCTCTCCGGCTACGACCCGGCCGGCATCGAGGCGCCCACGAGCGTGGCGGCGCTCGCGACCCTGGACGAGGCGGCGCGGACCGTGCTGCTCGGCGATACGCCCAACGGACCCACGAGCGCCAAGTACCGCGGCTACGTGTTCGATCCGGTCAACGGCCTCCAGAACGCCGTGGATCCGCGCCTCTCGACGCCTCTGACGGCCGACCGCGACCTGGTGGCGGAGAGTCCGCTCGCGCCCGCGCAGCTCAAGCCGCTCTACTGCCGCCACTTCGCGGACGGTCAGAACCACGGCACCGCCAGTCTGGTGCTGGCGGACGGCCACGCCCGGTCCTACTCGGCCGCCGCCATCCTGGCTCAGGGCGGCGGCGCGGCGCTTATCTGGAGGTTCCGCTAA
- a CDS encoding aspartate 1-decarboxylase produces the protein MRLLTLLKSKIHAATVTEANVDYIGSIAIDRDLIDRAGLLPGELVHVWVIDNGHRFETYVLEAARGSGVISVNGAAARRVEVGNRLIIAAFALTDEPIEPRIVLVDSRNGFDRYLTGGDGGG, from the coding sequence ATGCGTCTGCTGACGCTGCTGAAGAGCAAGATCCATGCGGCCACGGTCACCGAGGCGAACGTCGACTACATCGGCAGCATCGCGATCGACCGCGACCTGATCGACCGCGCCGGCCTGTTGCCGGGCGAGCTCGTCCACGTGTGGGTGATCGACAACGGCCACCGGTTCGAGACCTACGTGCTGGAGGCCGCGCGCGGGTCGGGAGTCATCAGCGTCAACGGAGCGGCCGCGCGGCGCGTGGAGGTCGGCAACCGGCTCATCATCGCGGCCTTCGCCCTGACCGACGAGCCGATCGAGCCGCGCATCGTGCTCGTGGACTCGCGCAATGGCTTCGACCGCTACCTGACGGGAGGGGACGGCGGGGGATAG
- a CDS encoding DUF1552 domain-containing protein — MSTTRIPRRTFLRGVGTAMALPLLEAMAPLPALAAPSRARRATRMAFLFVPNGIHMPAWRPGKPGRLDALPPTLKPLEKVKGKVTVLSGLAQHNAFALGDGAGDHARSAAAWLTGCHPRKTSGADIKNGISVDQLAAARIGRLTRFPSLEIGCERGAQAGNCDSGYSCAYSSSISWRTEATPVAKEVDPRLVFERLFGNEDAAETEESRVRRDLYRRSILDLVSEDAKRLRARLGPRDRAKLEEYFVGVREIEHRLARAQETGREVALGAPDRPKGIPADYGEHIRLMADMMVLAFQADLTRVATFMLANDGSNRSYRAAGVPEGHHDMSHHGGDPEKQAKVQRINTFHLTHLAYMLERMDSVPEGDGTLLDNAMVVYGAGISDGNRHNHDDLPILLAGRGGGTIPGGRHVVLPDNTPMANLFLSMLDRVGVPAESIGDSTGRLQGAI; from the coding sequence ATGAGCACCACCCGCATCCCACGCCGCACGTTTCTGCGGGGCGTTGGCACCGCGATGGCCCTGCCGTTGCTGGAGGCCATGGCGCCCCTCCCTGCGCTGGCGGCGCCCTCGCGCGCACGCCGCGCGACCCGGATGGCCTTCCTCTTCGTGCCCAACGGCATCCACATGCCCGCGTGGCGACCGGGCAAGCCCGGGCGCCTGGACGCGCTGCCGCCGACGCTCAAGCCGCTGGAGAAGGTGAAGGGCAAGGTCACCGTGCTCTCCGGCCTTGCGCAGCACAACGCCTTCGCACTGGGCGACGGGGCCGGCGACCACGCGCGTTCCGCCGCCGCGTGGCTCACCGGCTGCCATCCGCGCAAGACCTCCGGGGCGGACATCAAGAACGGAATCTCGGTGGACCAGTTGGCGGCCGCGCGCATCGGCCGGCTCACGCGCTTCCCGTCGCTGGAGATCGGCTGCGAGCGCGGCGCCCAGGCCGGCAATTGCGACTCCGGCTATAGCTGCGCCTACTCCTCCAGCATCTCCTGGCGCACGGAGGCCACGCCCGTCGCCAAGGAGGTCGATCCGCGCCTGGTGTTCGAGCGGCTCTTCGGCAACGAGGACGCGGCCGAGACCGAGGAGAGCCGCGTCCGGCGCGACCTCTACCGCAGGAGCATCCTCGATCTCGTCTCCGAGGACGCCAAGCGTCTGCGGGCCCGGCTCGGCCCCCGCGACCGCGCCAAACTCGAGGAGTACTTCGTGGGCGTCCGGGAGATAGAGCACCGGCTGGCGCGGGCGCAGGAGACCGGCCGCGAGGTGGCGCTGGGCGCTCCCGACCGTCCCAAGGGCATCCCCGCCGACTATGGTGAGCACATCCGCCTGATGGCCGACATGATGGTGCTGGCCTTTCAGGCCGACCTCACGCGCGTCGCCACGTTCATGCTCGCCAACGATGGCAGCAACCGCAGCTACCGCGCCGCCGGCGTGCCCGAGGGCCACCACGACATGTCGCACCACGGCGGCGACCCGGAGAAGCAGGCCAAGGTCCAGCGCATCAACACCTTCCACCTGACGCACCTTGCCTACATGCTGGAGCGCATGGACTCAGTCCCGGAGGGCGACGGAACGCTCCTGGACAACGCCATGGTCGTCTACGGCGCGGGCATCAGCGATGGCAACCGCCACAACCACGACGACCTGCCGATCCTTCTCGCCGGCCGGGGCGGCGGCACCATCCCGGGCGGGCGCCACGTGGTGCTGCCCGACAACACGCCGATGGCGAACCTGTTCCTATCCATGCTGGACCGCGTGGGCGTGCCGGCGGAGTCGATCGGCGACAGCACGGGTCGCCTTCAGGGGGCCATCTAG
- a CDS encoding DUF1592 domain-containing protein, translated as MPGRGRLLLTSSALLPAALLCVAAANPAPRKPAPKPSAAVEAAFRRDVAPIVRKLCAPCHSGKTPAAGLDLAAYPSAAAVLRARDVWDRVAANVASAHMPPAGMPQPSVEQRRAFVAWVQSALSSVDCDVRDPGHVTLRRLNRAEYNNTVRDLLGVSIRPADSFPSDDVGYGFDNIGDVLSISPLLLEKHLAAAGQAARAAVVAPEDCVVSLRLEAEKLPQAPGASSPGEIGQVLYTQGEIGGDVDLPVGGPYRVRVRAYGQQAGPDPARMAVKVDGKPAGAFDVKATESGPAIYEARVRLAPGRHRLSASFLNDFYNPSAAPNSRDRNLAIDYLEAVGPEGGAPGAVPESQKRILRGEPRGADVAAAARRVLAPLAARAYRRPATREEVTGLARLVALARKQGDSFERGIQVAIQAMLVSPGFLFHVEADPRPTSATARPLDAWELASRLSYFLWSSMPDERLFRLAADGTLRKPAVLAAEARRMLGDPRARALSDNFAAQWLELRNLETAAPDPVRFPAFTDALRRAMREETERYFMGVVANDRSVLEFLDSRYTYLNEPLARHYGIAGVKGTRFRKVALSSGRRGGVITQASVLTVTSNPTRTSPVKRGKWILEEILGTPPPPQPANVGQLPDDRQGPLVGTLRQRMEQHRKDPACAGCHARMDPLGFGLENFDAVGAWRARDGGQPIDSSGVLPDGRRFRGPAELRQILMGRKDQFVKTLVEKLLTYGLGRGLESYDRCAVDDIVRTARRGGYRFSALVAGIVRSDPFTRKRGDGGTS; from the coding sequence ATGCCAGGACGCGGGCGCCTCCTGCTCACAAGCTCAGCCCTACTGCCCGCCGCGCTGCTGTGCGTGGCCGCTGCCAATCCTGCCCCACGCAAGCCCGCCCCGAAGCCGAGCGCGGCCGTCGAGGCCGCCTTCCGCCGCGACGTTGCCCCGATCGTGCGCAAGCTCTGCGCGCCCTGCCATTCGGGCAAGACGCCGGCGGCCGGCCTGGACCTTGCCGCCTACCCGAGCGCGGCCGCCGTGCTGCGCGCGCGCGACGTGTGGGACCGCGTCGCCGCCAACGTCGCCTCCGCCCACATGCCACCCGCCGGCATGCCCCAGCCCTCCGTCGAGCAGCGCAGAGCCTTCGTCGCCTGGGTCCAGTCCGCACTCTCCAGCGTCGACTGCGATGTTCGCGACCCGGGGCACGTCACTCTCCGGCGCCTCAACCGCGCCGAGTACAACAACACGGTGCGCGACCTGCTGGGCGTCTCGATCCGCCCGGCCGACAGCTTCCCGTCCGACGACGTGGGCTACGGTTTCGACAACATCGGCGACGTGCTCTCCATCTCGCCGCTGCTGCTGGAGAAGCACCTGGCCGCGGCCGGGCAGGCGGCCCGCGCCGCGGTGGTGGCGCCGGAGGACTGCGTGGTCTCCCTTCGGCTCGAGGCGGAGAAGCTCCCGCAGGCGCCCGGCGCCAGCTCGCCAGGGGAGATCGGGCAGGTCCTCTACACGCAGGGGGAGATCGGTGGCGACGTGGACCTGCCGGTCGGCGGGCCTTACCGCGTGCGGGTGCGGGCCTACGGCCAGCAGGCCGGCCCGGACCCGGCGCGCATGGCGGTGAAGGTCGACGGCAAGCCGGCGGGCGCCTTCGACGTGAAGGCGACCGAATCCGGCCCCGCGATTTACGAGGCGCGCGTGCGGCTGGCGCCCGGCCGCCACCGGCTCTCCGCCTCGTTCCTCAACGACTTCTACAACCCGTCCGCCGCCCCGAACTCCCGCGACCGCAACCTGGCCATCGACTACCTGGAGGCCGTCGGCCCCGAAGGCGGCGCGCCCGGCGCGGTGCCGGAGTCCCAGAAGCGCATCCTTCGCGGCGAGCCGCGCGGCGCCGACGTGGCGGCTGCCGCGCGGCGCGTGCTGGCTCCGCTGGCGGCCCGCGCCTATCGGCGGCCAGCCACGCGGGAGGAGGTGACCGGCCTGGCGCGGCTCGTGGCGCTCGCGCGCAAGCAGGGCGACAGCTTTGAGCGGGGCATCCAGGTCGCCATTCAGGCCATGCTCGTCTCGCCCGGCTTCCTGTTTCACGTGGAGGCCGACCCGAGGCCGACATCGGCCACCGCGCGCCCACTGGACGCCTGGGAGCTGGCCTCCCGTCTCTCCTATTTCCTCTGGAGCAGCATGCCCGACGAGCGCCTGTTCCGCCTTGCAGCCGATGGCACGCTGCGCAAGCCGGCCGTCCTGGCCGCGGAGGCGCGCCGCATGTTGGGGGACCCCAGGGCGCGCGCCCTCTCGGACAACTTCGCGGCTCAGTGGCTCGAGCTGCGCAACCTGGAGACCGCCGCGCCCGACCCCGTGCGCTTCCCGGCATTCACCGACGCGCTTCGCCGCGCAATGCGCGAGGAAACCGAGCGCTACTTCATGGGGGTTGTGGCGAACGATCGCAGCGTGCTCGAGTTCCTGGACTCCCGCTACACCTACCTCAACGAGCCGCTCGCCCGCCACTACGGCATCGCCGGCGTCAAGGGAACGCGGTTCCGCAAGGTGGCGCTGTCCAGCGGACGCCGCGGCGGCGTCATCACGCAGGCCAGCGTGCTCACGGTTACGTCGAACCCCACGCGCACCTCTCCCGTGAAGCGCGGCAAGTGGATCCTCGAGGAGATCCTGGGCACGCCGCCGCCGCCCCAGCCGGCCAACGTGGGCCAGCTCCCCGACGATCGCCAGGGCCCGCTCGTGGGCACGCTGCGCCAGCGCATGGAGCAGCACCGCAAGGATCCGGCCTGCGCGGGATGCCACGCCCGCATGGACCCGCTCGGCTTCGGCCTGGAGAACTTCGACGCCGTGGGCGCCTGGCGCGCGCGCGACGGCGGGCAGCCGATCGACTCCAGCGGCGTGTTGCCCGATGGGCGCCGGTTCCGCGGCCCTGCCGAGCTCCGCCAGATCCTGATGGGCCGCAAGGACCAGTTCGTGAAGACCCTCGTCGAGAAGCTGCTGACCTACGGCCTCGGCCGCGGCCTGGAGTCCTACGACCGCTGCGCGGTGGACGACATCGTCCGGACCGCCCGGCGCGGCGGCTACCGCTTCTCGGCCCTCGTGGCCGGCATCGTGCGGAGCGACCCCTTCACCCGAAAGAGAGGGGACGGAGGAACGTCATGA
- a CDS encoding pantoate--beta-alanine ligase, producing the protein MRVFVSVAELRPFVRAAHEGGRSIGLVPTMGALHDGHLALMRRARAECDVVLVSVFVNPAQFGPGEDFERYPRDLQRDSRMAQQAGVDALFTPSVGQMYPEGAQTVVEVPGLASRWEGARRPGHFGGVATVCTKLFHAAQPHRAYFGQKDYQQLKVVERLVSDLLMPLSIVPVPTVRDGDGLAMSSRNAYLNGAERAAAAVLYRSLEAVRVAHEEGESAASALAAAMDAMLAAEPLASREYAAVVDPETLEPLVTVGEAAVALIAARIGNTRLIDNAFIGTPPRWAANRAKG; encoded by the coding sequence TTGCGCGTTTTCGTGAGTGTTGCCGAGCTGAGGCCCTTCGTGCGCGCCGCGCATGAGGGCGGCCGCTCGATCGGTCTCGTGCCCACCATGGGCGCCCTGCACGACGGGCATCTCGCGCTGATGCGGCGCGCGCGCGCCGAGTGCGATGTGGTGCTCGTGTCGGTGTTCGTCAACCCCGCGCAGTTCGGGCCGGGGGAGGACTTCGAGCGTTACCCGCGCGACCTGCAGCGCGACTCGCGCATGGCGCAGCAGGCCGGGGTCGACGCCCTCTTCACGCCGAGCGTTGGCCAGATGTATCCGGAGGGCGCGCAGACCGTGGTGGAGGTGCCCGGCCTCGCCTCGCGGTGGGAGGGCGCTCGGCGCCCCGGCCACTTCGGCGGCGTCGCGACCGTCTGCACGAAGCTCTTTCATGCCGCCCAGCCGCATCGCGCCTACTTCGGGCAGAAGGACTACCAGCAGCTCAAAGTGGTCGAGCGGCTGGTGAGCGATCTGCTGATGCCCCTGAGTATCGTGCCGGTGCCGACCGTTCGCGATGGCGACGGGCTGGCGATGTCGTCCCGCAACGCCTACCTCAACGGAGCTGAACGGGCCGCCGCGGCGGTGCTATACCGCTCATTGGAGGCGGTCCGTGTCGCCCATGAGGAGGGAGAGAGCGCGGCGTCTGCGCTCGCTGCCGCGATGGACGCCATGCTGGCCGCCGAGCCGCTGGCGTCGCGCGAGTACGCCGCCGTCGTGGACCCCGAGACGCTGGAGCCGCTCGTCACCGTGGGCGAGGCGGCGGTGGCGCTCATCGCGGCGCGCATTGGGAACACCCGGCTGATCGACAACGCCTTCATCGGGACGCCCCCGCGGTGGGCGGCCAACCGGGCGAAGGGATAG
- a CDS encoding AI-2E family transporter — MPEPPTQVRVTNFRALGLWALVIYLAYSFLDAVALSVLLFAVAFFLAIVLDPPVRWLDKRGLSRGPSVAIILLLALTFIGLTIYLVIPPVSRELNEFMRDAPDLAARVQGRMEAWTARYPFLRDQIQASNFRERAAALLSSVVSGIGRFSLSFLGGLFGFFLVLVITIYAVADPSPLLKGVLRAFPRPHRTRALRIFAGISRQFQVWVGATFWLMLAVGVVSGFGLWIVGVQSPLVFGILAGLMEAVPTIGPVLSAIPPAFVALADDPMKAVWVLVVFFVVQQLENNLLVPRIMASAMNLHPVSVLFFVVAMGAILGPLGILLATPTCAAVKVVYKELYLRPQRQARRRGRRAVAARPPAAD; from the coding sequence ATGCCAGAGCCGCCGACACAGGTGCGTGTAACCAACTTCCGGGCCCTCGGGCTCTGGGCTCTCGTCATCTACCTCGCCTACAGCTTCCTCGATGCCGTCGCCCTGAGCGTTCTGCTCTTCGCCGTGGCGTTCTTCCTGGCCATCGTGCTGGACCCGCCGGTGCGCTGGTTGGACAAGCGCGGACTGTCCCGCGGGCCCTCGGTCGCCATCATCCTGCTGCTGGCCCTGACGTTCATCGGGCTAACCATCTACCTGGTCATCCCGCCGGTGTCGCGGGAGCTGAACGAGTTCATGCGGGACGCCCCCGACCTCGCCGCCCGCGTTCAGGGCCGCATGGAAGCATGGACGGCGCGCTATCCGTTCCTGCGTGACCAGATCCAGGCGTCCAACTTCCGCGAGCGTGCCGCCGCGCTCCTCTCGTCGGTCGTTTCCGGCATCGGCCGGTTCTCGCTGAGCTTCCTGGGGGGCCTGTTCGGCTTCTTCCTGGTACTCGTCATCACCATCTATGCGGTGGCGGACCCGTCGCCACTGCTGAAGGGGGTGCTCCGCGCTTTCCCACGCCCGCACCGCACGCGGGCTCTGCGCATCTTCGCCGGCATCTCCCGGCAGTTCCAGGTCTGGGTTGGCGCCACCTTCTGGCTGATGCTGGCCGTCGGCGTCGTGAGCGGCTTCGGGCTCTGGATCGTCGGCGTGCAGTCGCCGCTCGTCTTCGGCATCCTGGCCGGCCTCATGGAGGCCGTGCCCACTATCGGCCCCGTGTTGTCGGCCATACCGCCGGCGTTCGTGGCGCTGGCGGATGACCCGATGAAAGCCGTGTGGGTGCTCGTTGTCTTCTTCGTGGTGCAGCAGCTTGAGAACAACCTGCTCGTCCCGCGCATCATGGCCTCCGCCATGAACCTGCACCCGGTCTCAGTGCTCTTCTTCGTTGTCGCCATGGGCGCCATCCTGGGTCCGCTCGGAATCCTGCTGGCGACGCCCACATGCGCCGCGGTGAAAGTGGTCTACAAGGAGCTCTACCTGCGGCCCCAGAGGCAGGCGCGGCGGAGGGGGCGCCGTGCCGTCGCCGCCCGCCCCCCCGCCGCGGACTGA